The proteins below are encoded in one region of Zerene cesonia ecotype Mississippi chromosome 10, Zerene_cesonia_1.1, whole genome shotgun sequence:
- the LOC119829548 gene encoding zinc finger protein 423-like has protein sequence MIMLFKGNSSRLEHLIEKIQANKENHDVSSEDIKEALGSVGSTAGSSWPSSTPEPSPSPASTPTSADAVDPEVEGEPPFTLGATEHTPYQCQFCDKAFPRLSYLKKHEQTHSDQMPFRCEFCSRLFKHKRSRDRHVKLHTGDRKYRCAHCESAFSRSDHLKIHMKTHDNQKPFQCTVCNRGYNTAAALTSHMQGHKRDRDGREVDRRRVLRCVRCGESFRRPDMLQAHMTTAHGAITPPRRVASQPPPTLLACIYCTRDTFTSMEQLQLHVRASHSALLNGEGTTVTVEQPAPTDLSRRGSEGTPPVKRPRSSSGSATPQTVLSPSTLLCNQCDAALPDFEAFRAHLKGHLEEGGNLAQTSPTPCLHCGATFTDPVASERHLAAHYLAVSCEYTCHSCARSFSSPDDLQKHLFDQHAHSLYRCTLCKEIFESKVAIQVHFAVAHSGENKIWVCRSCGSNGGALRSEAECAAHVRNRHAAARCACGAVLAGARALREHAAAHHTYRCPVPACTDTFAVQYLLERHMQVHHTIPQDVNGDIIRAKQSENNNALENDCSPCLTGENQTEERRRKNGAVALQCAYCGERTRSRAELEAHTRAHSGNTAARHKCLICDEVLPSAAVLAEHKLTHCKVVAGDTCARCRSRITSEEAYLTHMARHHPALPAPCIICRQTLASEAEARLHARFHLRPNEDEQRCAICLKTLSESETGEGVRACSSCYARHAAPRPPPPPTADNDCRLCRRSLESPTRLQTHLIEHTFAGIGSFSCYLCSAVFTSAAGLQRHLPEHPAASRPYDCARCGLKFFFRAELDNHALIHLEEAELAQRAFYEAYARGAASAWAALQSDPSPKTVTVPAPDVQVKQENEIKEERNDEYIEVSSPPPVQPRSTTPVPPVVKQEKPDED, from the exons ATGATCATGTTATTCAAGGGTAATAGCAGTAGATTAGAGCATTTGATAGAGAAAATTCAAgctaataaagaaaatcacgACGTCTCTTCGGAAGATATAAAGG AGGCACTAGGCAGCGTGGGCAGCACGGCGGGCAGCTCCTGGCCCTCATCCACACCTGAGCCCTCACCTTCTCCCGCTTCGACACCGACGTCTGCCGACGCGGTTGACCCTGAGGTGGAGGGGGAACCGCCCTTCACACTTGGCGCTACGGAACACACCCCCTATCAGTGCCAGTTCTGCGATAAAGCCTTTCCGAGGCTTTCCTACTTAAAGAAACATGAACag accCATTCCGATCAAATGCCGTTTCGATGCGAATTTTGTTCGagattatttaaacacaagAGATCTCGAGACAGACACGTCAAATTGCACACTGGCGATAGAAAATACCGATGCGCTCACTGCGAATCAGCGTTTTCCCGcag TGaccatttaaaaattcacatgAAGACGCACGACAATCAGAAGCCGTTTCAATGTACGGTGTGCAACCGTGGATACAACACTGCTGCTGCGCTCACATCCCACATGCAGGGCCACAAGCGTGACCGCGATGGGCGTGAAGTAGACCGACGAAGAGTTTTGCGATGCGTTCGCTGTGGAGAGAGCTTCCGGCGACCTGATATGTTGCAG GCACACATGACAACGGCCCATGGCGCTATTACCCCTCCTCGCCGCGTAGCTTCTCAACCACCGCCTACACTCCTCGCGTGTATTTATTGTACTCGTGATACATTCACCAGCATGGAGCAATTGCAGCTTCATGTTAGAGCATCGCATTCAGCCTTATTAAATGGTGAAGGTACAACAGTTACTGTGGAACAACCGGCTCCAACTGATTTAAGCCGTCGTGGCTCGGAAGGAACACCTCCAGTGAAACGGCCAAGGTCAAGCTCAGGATCGGCTACTCCTCAGACAGTTCTATCACCGAGTACTTTGCTGTGCAATCAGTGTGATGCAGCTCTACCAGATTTCGAAGCTTTCCGAGCCCATTTGAAAGGACATCTTGAAGAGGGTGGAAATTTAGCGCAAACAAGTCCTACGCCCTGTCTACACTGCGGGGCGACCTTCACAGATCCGGTCGCCTCAGAGCGTCACCTAGCAGCACATTATTTGGCAGTGTCATGTGAATATACGTGTCACAGTTGCGCTCGAAGTTTTTCTTCGCCGGATGACCTTCAGAAGCACCTTTTCGATCAACACGCCCATAGCCTATACCGCTGCACCCTTTGCAAAGAGATCTTCGAATCAAAAGTTGCCATtcag gtCCATTTCGCGGTAGCTCACAGCGGGGAGAACAAAATCTGGGTGTGTCGTTCCTGCGGGTCGAACGGGGGCGCGTTGCGTTCAGAAGCGGAGTGCGCGGCGCACGTGCGCAACCGGCACGCGGCGGCGCGGTGCGCGTGTGGCGCGGTGCTGGCCGGCGCGCGGGCCTTGCGGGAACACGCGGCTGCACACCACACCTACCGGTGTCCGGTGCCAGCGTGTACTGATACTTTCGCGGTACAGTACTTGCTGGAACGACATATGCAAGTCCATCACACTATTCCACAG GACGTCAACGGGGATATAATCCGAGCCAAGCAATCGGAAAACAACAATGCGTTAGAAAACGATTGTTCGCCGTGTCTTACTGGCGAGAACCAAACAGAGGAGCGTAGACGCAAGAACGGTGCTGTCGCGTTGCAATGTGCTTACTGCGGCGAGCGCACACGCAGTCGCGCTGAGCTGGAGGCTCATACACGAGCTCACTCGGGCAACACAGCTGCTAGACATAAGTGCCTCATTTGCGACGAAGTATTGCCATCCGCTGCTGTGCTCGCTGAACACAAGCTTACACATTGCAAG GTAGTGGCTGGAGATACATGCGCGCGATGTCGCTCTCGGATTACATCAGAAGAAGCGTATCTCACACACATGGCGCGCCACCATCCCGCCCTTCCCGCGCCTTGTATAATCTGTCGACAAACTTTGGCATCAGAGGCCGAGGCCCGACTTCACGCAAGGTTCCATCTCCGGCCTAACGAGGACGAGCAGCGGTGTGCTATCTGTTTAAAAACCTTATCAGAGAGTGAAACCGGTGAAGGCGTACGCGCATGCTCTTCATGCTATGCGAGGCATGCAGCGCCACGTCCTCCTCCGCCTCCCACCGCAGACAATGATTGTAGACTCTGTCGGCGTTCCCTAGAATCGCCAACTCGACTCCAAACACATCTCATAGAGCATACATTCGCTGGCATCGGTTCCTTCAGTTGCTACTTGTGTTCCGCCGTATTCACAAGCGCTGCTGGCTTGCAGCGGCACTTACCTGAACATCCCGCCGCTTCGAGACCCTATGACTGCGCTCGTTGTGGACTGAAGTTCTTTTTCAGGGCGGAACTTGATAACCATGCGTTAATTCATTTAGAAGAAGCAGAATTAGCTCAAAGAGCGTTCTATGAAGCGTATGCTAGAGGAGCTGCCTCGGCTTGGGCTGCGTTGCAATCTGATCCGTCTCCAAAGACCGTTACGGTTCCAGCTCCAGACGTTCAAGTTAAACAAGAGAATGAAATCAAGGAAGAGAGGAACGACGAATACATTGAAGTATCGTCGCCACCGCCTGTGCAACCAAGGTCAACCACACCTGTACCGCCCGTTGTGAAACAAGAGAAGCCTGatgaagattaa
- the LOC119829350 gene encoding serine proteinase stubble-like gives MCLWLLTACLGLLPSNPSQQSQIVVIQGVPTPILQPTTAASTTAASTTASTATTTPATTRMPPPAATNATTSMPPAPTSPPTMAPTTAGTTTTASTTTTTTTTTTTTTTTTPRPTTGNTIVPAISTDNIVNSTTNLPLTTPSMLSDKASTQSTIITNNSSVKGTYIILICNNPDVICVSNPDDNTTGQLPIDPRLGTTTQGPSADFRLPPINGYSSQNPSDTAVRFPREKRSVNYNNIRNSAQYIYENYYANRHIIRKRQSCRCVPAGTCVKSNYGSGMIDIRIVTPTAMPCPTGQEYCCGSTTSPISCGTLQTSPSPSVTPAAGQANYGEYPWQAIILSKQNDYIAGGVLIDQLNVITVTHRLSTYIVSGTAPNVKVRLGEWDAAGTYEPIPFQEYTVAKVFTHPSFDPNTLQYDITVLRLSSAVPFTPTTGAATTINRACLPPSSTTTYTGQRCWVAGWGKDMFGMQGQYQQILKEVDVPIVAPATCQSQLQTARLGSSFVLDTTSFICAGGEANKDSCTGDGGSGLVCLVNNQWVVVGLVAWGLGCANANVPAAYVNVAGLLPWIQQQVATA, from the exons atgtgTTTGTGGCTACTGACTGCATGTTTAGGGCTTTTGCCGTCTAATCCATCACAGCAATCCCAAATTGTTGTAATACAAGGAGTACCAACGCCAATTTTGCAACCAACTACAGCAGCCTCGACAACTGCTGCTTCTACAACCGCATCTACTGCAACGACAACGCCTGCAACCACGCGAATGCCACCGCCGGCAGCTACAAATGCTACAACGTCCATGCCACCTGCACCGACTTCACCACCTACGATGGCACCAACAACTGCGGGAACAACCACAACTGCATCGactacaacaacaacaacaactacTACAACAACCACTACAACGACAACGCCTCGGCCAACAACTGGTAATACTATTGTACCCGCTATCTCCACGGATAATATTGTCAACTCCACGACTAACTTGCCACTAACAACGCCATCGATGTTATCTGATAAAGCTTCTACGCAATCAACCATCATAACTAATAATTCATCGGTTAAAGGaacctatattattttaatttgtaataatccTGATGTCATATGTGTTTCTAATCCTGATGACAATACCACAGGACAGCTGCCGATAGACCCAAGACTTGGTACCACCACCCAAGGGCCATCAGCAGATTTTAGGCTACCACCTATTAATGGGTACAGTTCTCAAAATCCTTCCGATACAGCTGTACGCTTTCCAAGAGAAAAGAGAAGTGTtaactataataacataagGAACAGCGCCCAATACATCTACGAAAATTATTATGCCAATAGGCATATTATACGTAAAAGACAAAGTTGTCGCTGTGTACCAGCTGGTACATGCGTGAAAAGTAACTATGGGAGTGGCATGATCGATATTAGAATTGTTACACCG ACGGCGATGCCATGTCCGACAGGACAGGAATATTGTTGTGGCAGTACTACTTCACCAATTTCATGCGGAACACTGCAAACTTCACCGTCGCCCTCAGTTACACCCGCTGCCGGACAAGCTAATTATGGAGAATATCCATGGCAG GCTATCATATTGTCAAAACAAAACGATTATATCGCTGGAGGAGTTTTAATAGATCAACTTAATGTTATAACGGTTACTCATAGGCTTTCAACCTATAT TGTTTCAGGGACTGCTCCAAACGTCAAAGTACGGTTAGGTGAATGGGACGCGGCTGGAACTTACGAGCCCATACCTTTTCAAGAGTATACTGTAGCCAAGGTTTTCACACACCCATCGTTTGATCCTAACACTTTACAATACGATATAACTGTATTGCGGTTGTCTTCGGCTGTTCCCTTTACACCCACGACTGGTGCAGCTACTACAATAAATAGAGCTTGTCTTCCGCCCTCATCGACTACGACCTACACAGGACAAAG GTGCTGGGTAGCAGGTTGGGGGAAGGACATGTTTGGTATGCAAGGTCAAtatcaacaaatattaaagGAGGTAGATGTACCGATCGTTGCGCCCGCCACCTGCCAATCACAGTTACAAACTGCTCGACTTGGCTCCTCATTCGTACTCGATACGACATCCTTTATATGCGCAGGAGGTGAAGCAAATAAGGATTCTTGTACG ggTGATGGTGGATCGGGCTTGGTTTGCCTAGTGAACAATCAATGGGTTGTCGTGGGTCTGGTTGCGTGGGGTCTTGGCTGCGCCAACGCAAATGTTCCTGCGGCGTATGTCAATGTTGCAGGATTACTGCCTTGGATACAACAACAAGTAGCGACTGCCTAA